From a single Bufo bufo chromosome 9, aBufBuf1.1, whole genome shotgun sequence genomic region:
- the NPL gene encoding N-acetylneuraminate lyase isoform X1, translating to MNEHIRVQRLPARLVTHHPFRSSTSKPVISTQRIMASDGKRLKGLVAATFTPMTLNSAVNLPIIQQYVDYLVHKQKVKNIFVNGTTGEGMSLSVQERKRLTEEWVKHARGKMDNVVVHVGCLSLEDAKDLAAHAASCGADAISAVSPSFMKPSCPDALVMYLKEVAAAAPSLPFYYYHIPSLTGVTFRVSDLTGRMKAHIPSFRGVKFTDTNLFDFSLCIHRYKEHDFLYGVDEQLLGGLVFGAYGAVGSTYNYLGATTNTMLTAYEEGDLEKAREIQFAMQEFIAFVFAQGWGLPEFKHIMSTVSGIDLGPPRVPLVSGFKPEHPEIIREEMKRLNLI from the exons ATGAATGAGCACATCAGAGTGCAGAGGCTGCCAGCAAG GCTGGTTACTCATCATCCATTTCGCAGTTCTACGAGTAAACCCGTTATTTCCACCCAGAG AATAATGGCGTCTGATGGAAAGAGACTGAAGGGCCTTGTAGCTGCCACCTTCACGCCAATGACTCTGAACAG TGCGGTCAATCTCCCCATCATCCAACAATATGTAGATTACTTGGTACATAAGCAGAAAGTTAAGAATATATTTG TCAATGGGACAACAGGAGAAGGGATGTCTCTCAGTGTCCAGGAGAGAAAGAGGCTTACTGAGGAGTGGGTGAAGCATGCCAGAGGCAA GATGGACAATGTAGTTGTACATGTTGGTTGTCTGAGCCTGGAGGACGCCAAAGATTTG GCTGCTCACGCTGCTTCCTGTGGAGCTGATGCCATCTCTGCTGTTAGCCCTTCATTCATGAAACCTTCTTGTCCAG atgctctagTCATGTACCTCAAAGAAGTGGCTGCGGCTGCACCAAGCCTCCCGTTCTATTATTACCACATTCCAAGCCTCACCGGTGTAACAT TTCGGGTGAGTGATCTGACCGGCAGGATGAAAGCTCACATCCCATCATTCCGAGGAGTGAAGTTCACAGACACCAACCTTTTTGACTTCAGTCTGTGCATCCATAGATATAAAGAACATGACTTTCTGTACGGCGTGGACGAG CAACTTTTGGGAGGCTTGGTATTTGGGGCTTATGGAGCGGTGGGCAG CACATACAActacttaggtgcaaccaccaatACAATGCTGACTGCGTATGAGGAAGGAGACCTAGAAAAAGCCAGGGAGATTCAG TTCGCCATGCAGGAGTTCATAGCTTTTGTATTTGCCCAGg GCTGGGGATTACCAGAATTTAAACACATCATGTCTACAGTATCTGGAATTGACCTTGGACCTCCAAGAGTACCGCTGGTCTCCGGTTTCAAACCAGAGCATCCAGAAATAATCAGAGAAGAAATGAAGAGGCTAAATCTTATATGA
- the NPL gene encoding N-acetylneuraminate lyase isoform X2: MNEHIRVQRLPARLVTHHPFRSSTSKPVISTQRIMASDGKRLKGLVAATFTPMTLNSAVNLPIIQQYVDYLVHKQKVKNIFVNGTTGEGMSLSVQERKRLTEEWVKHARGKMDNVVVHVGCLSLEDAKDLAAHAASCGADAISAVSPSFMKPSCPDALVMYLKEVAAAAPSLPFYYYHIPSLTGVTFRVSDLTGRMKAHIPSFRGVKFTDTNLFDFSLCIHRYKEHDFLYGVDEQLLGGLVFGAYGAVGR; the protein is encoded by the exons ATGAATGAGCACATCAGAGTGCAGAGGCTGCCAGCAAG GCTGGTTACTCATCATCCATTTCGCAGTTCTACGAGTAAACCCGTTATTTCCACCCAGAG AATAATGGCGTCTGATGGAAAGAGACTGAAGGGCCTTGTAGCTGCCACCTTCACGCCAATGACTCTGAACAG TGCGGTCAATCTCCCCATCATCCAACAATATGTAGATTACTTGGTACATAAGCAGAAAGTTAAGAATATATTTG TCAATGGGACAACAGGAGAAGGGATGTCTCTCAGTGTCCAGGAGAGAAAGAGGCTTACTGAGGAGTGGGTGAAGCATGCCAGAGGCAA GATGGACAATGTAGTTGTACATGTTGGTTGTCTGAGCCTGGAGGACGCCAAAGATTTG GCTGCTCACGCTGCTTCCTGTGGAGCTGATGCCATCTCTGCTGTTAGCCCTTCATTCATGAAACCTTCTTGTCCAG atgctctagTCATGTACCTCAAAGAAGTGGCTGCGGCTGCACCAAGCCTCCCGTTCTATTATTACCACATTCCAAGCCTCACCGGTGTAACAT TTCGGGTGAGTGATCTGACCGGCAGGATGAAAGCTCACATCCCATCATTCCGAGGAGTGAAGTTCACAGACACCAACCTTTTTGACTTCAGTCTGTGCATCCATAGATATAAAGAACATGACTTTCTGTACGGCGTGGACGAG CAACTTTTGGGAGGCTTGGTATTTGGGGCTTATGGAGCGGTGGGCAGGTAA